Proteins encoded together in one Mycolicibacter minnesotensis window:
- a CDS encoding dihydrolipoyl dehydrogenase family protein codes for MLDAHSGREEFGHMTQQAQTVDVVVLGAGPVGENVADRARAAGLTVAIVERELIGGECSYWACVPSKALLRPVLALDDARRVAGAREAVSSSIDAAAVFGRRNHYVGDWDDSGQADWIEAIGATLVRGHGRLDGPRRVVVTSSTGEVALTARHAVVVCTGTRAALPDLPGMAQARPWTNREATEATSVPQRMAVVGAGGVGVEMATAWQGLGSAVTLLVRGSGLLPRMEPFVGEYVARGLADAGVDVRTGVSVARLARPDAGGPVRLELTDGSELEVDEILFATGRTPLTDDIGLQTVGLRPGDWLEVDDTCGVRAVEDGWLYACGDANHRALLTHEGKYQARIAGDAIGARAAGTPLDTAPWGKHAATADHHAVPQVFFTDPEASAVGLSAAEAEQAGHRIQVVDVEIGEAVMGAKLHADGYRGRARMVVDTDSELLLGVTFVGPGVADLLHSATVAVAGQVPISRLWHAVPCFPTISEVWLRLLEAYRDSAST; via the coding sequence ATGCTGGACGCACACTCTGGCCGAGAGGAATTCGGACATATGACGCAGCAGGCTCAAACCGTTGACGTCGTCGTCCTAGGCGCTGGACCGGTCGGGGAGAACGTCGCCGACCGCGCTCGCGCCGCCGGACTGACGGTGGCGATCGTGGAACGTGAACTGATCGGCGGTGAATGTTCCTACTGGGCCTGTGTGCCCAGCAAGGCCCTGCTGCGTCCGGTGCTGGCCCTCGATGACGCCCGCCGGGTGGCCGGCGCCCGTGAAGCCGTGAGTTCCTCTATCGACGCCGCCGCGGTCTTCGGCCGGCGCAATCACTATGTGGGCGACTGGGACGACTCCGGGCAGGCGGACTGGATCGAGGCGATCGGGGCGACGCTGGTGCGCGGCCACGGCCGTCTGGACGGTCCGCGTCGCGTGGTGGTCACCAGTTCCACCGGTGAGGTGGCGTTGACCGCCCGGCACGCGGTGGTGGTCTGTACCGGGACCCGAGCGGCGCTTCCAGACCTGCCCGGCATGGCGCAGGCCCGACCGTGGACCAATCGCGAAGCCACCGAGGCCACCTCGGTGCCCCAGCGCATGGCTGTGGTGGGAGCCGGCGGTGTGGGCGTGGAAATGGCCACCGCCTGGCAGGGTTTGGGTTCGGCGGTGACCCTGCTGGTCCGTGGATCGGGGTTGCTGCCGCGGATGGAGCCGTTCGTCGGCGAATACGTGGCCCGGGGCCTGGCCGATGCCGGTGTCGACGTGCGCACCGGTGTCTCGGTCGCCCGGCTGGCCCGTCCCGACGCCGGCGGCCCGGTGCGCCTGGAGCTGACCGACGGCAGTGAACTGGAGGTCGACGAGATCCTGTTCGCGACGGGCCGCACTCCGCTCACCGACGACATCGGGCTCCAGACGGTGGGCCTGCGTCCCGGTGACTGGCTGGAGGTGGACGACACCTGCGGGGTGCGGGCGGTCGAGGACGGCTGGCTCTATGCCTGCGGCGACGCCAACCACCGGGCGCTGCTGACCCACGAGGGCAAATACCAGGCACGCATCGCCGGCGACGCGATCGGGGCCAGGGCGGCCGGAACGCCCCTGGACACCGCACCGTGGGGCAAGCACGCGGCCACCGCCGACCACCATGCCGTGCCCCAGGTGTTCTTCACCGACCCCGAAGCGTCCGCGGTGGGCCTGTCCGCTGCGGAGGCCGAGCAGGCCGGCCACCGAATTCAGGTGGTGGACGTGGAGATCGGCGAGGCAGTGATGGGCGCCAAGCTGCATGCCGACGGCTATCGCGGGCGGGCACGCATGGTGGTCGACACCGACAGTGAACTGCTGCTCGGTGTCACGTTCGTGGGGCCGGGTGTGGCCGACCTGTTGCATTCGGCCACTGTCGCCGTCGCGGGTCAGGTGCCGATCAGCCGGCTGTGGCACGCGGTGCCGTGCTTTCCGACCATCAGTGAGGTGTGGTTACGGCTGTTGGAGGCCTACCGCGACTCCGCCTCCACCTGA
- the argC gene encoding N-acetyl-gamma-glutamyl-phosphate reductase, whose translation MQNRPVTKAIKVAVAGASGYAGGEILRLLLGHPAYADGRLSIGALTAAGNVGSTLGEQHPHLVPLADRVLEPTDIDTLAGHDVVFLGLPHGHSAVLAEQLSDDTLVVDCGADFRLGDAGDWERFYGSAHAGTWPYGLPELPGGRDQLKDARRIAVPGCYPTAALLALFPAIAAGLVEPDVTVVAVSGTSGAGKAAKVDLLGSEVIGSARAYNIGGAHRHTPEISQGLRAVTHRDVSVAFIPVLIPTSRGILATCTAKTTAPLAELRAAYEKAYQNEPFVHLLPQGQLPKTGSVIGSNAAHLAIAVDEDASTFIAVAAIDNLVKGTGGAAVQAMNLALGWPETEGLSTVGVAP comes from the coding sequence ATGCAGAATCGCCCAGTGACCAAAGCGATCAAAGTGGCGGTGGCCGGTGCCAGTGGCTACGCCGGCGGGGAGATCCTGCGGCTGCTGCTCGGACACCCCGCCTACGCCGACGGCCGGCTGAGCATCGGCGCCCTGACCGCCGCCGGCAACGTCGGGAGCACGCTCGGCGAACAACATCCGCATCTGGTGCCGCTGGCTGACCGCGTCCTGGAGCCCACCGACATCGACACCCTCGCCGGGCACGACGTGGTGTTTCTCGGCCTGCCGCACGGGCATTCAGCTGTATTGGCCGAACAACTCTCCGACGACACCCTGGTGGTGGACTGCGGCGCGGATTTCCGGTTGGGTGACGCCGGCGACTGGGAACGCTTCTACGGCTCGGCGCACGCCGGCACCTGGCCCTACGGGCTGCCCGAGCTGCCCGGCGGCCGCGACCAGCTCAAGGATGCTCGGCGCATCGCGGTGCCGGGCTGCTATCCCACCGCGGCGCTGCTGGCACTGTTCCCCGCCATCGCGGCCGGTTTGGTGGAGCCCGACGTCACGGTGGTCGCCGTCAGCGGTACCTCCGGAGCCGGCAAGGCCGCCAAAGTCGATCTGCTGGGTTCGGAGGTCATCGGATCGGCGCGGGCCTACAACATCGGCGGCGCCCACCGGCACACTCCCGAGATCAGCCAGGGACTGCGGGCGGTCACGCACCGCGACGTCAGCGTCGCGTTCATCCCGGTGCTGATCCCGACGTCACGGGGCATCCTGGCCACCTGCACCGCCAAGACCACGGCACCGCTGGCCGAACTACGCGCGGCCTACGAAAAGGCCTACCAGAACGAACCCTTCGTGCATCTGCTGCCGCAGGGACAGTTGCCCAAGACTGGATCGGTGATCGGCAGCAACGCCGCGCACCTGGCGATCGCCGTCGACGAGGACGCCTCGACGTTCATCGCCGTGGCCGCGATCGACAACCTGGTCAAGGGCACCGGTGGGGCAGCGGTCCAGGCGATGAACCTCGCGCTGGGTTGGCCCGAGACCGAAGGACTATCGACAGTGGGAGTGGCGCCATGA
- the argJ gene encoding bifunctional glutamate N-acetyltransferase/amino-acid acetyltransferase ArgJ has product MTQTKLLREQGVTAPGGFRAAGIAAGIKASGKPDLALVFNEGPDYAAAAVFTSNQVKAAPVLWSSQVLKGGRLRAVILNSGGANACTGPGGFQDAHTTAEAVAAALSEWGTETGAAEVAVCSTGLIGDRLPMDKLLAGVTEVVQAMAGGLVGGDEAARAIMTTDTVPKQVALHHNGDWTVGGMAKGAGMLAPSLATMLVVLTTDAKVDADALDTALRRATAVTFDRLDIDGSCSTNDTVLLLASGASEIAPSQEDLDAAVRAVCDDLCAQLQADAEGVTKRVSITVSGADSDADALTAARIVARDSLVKTALFGSDPNWGRVLAAVGMVPFTIDPDRITVSFNGFPVFSEGMPMPGAREVDLSGADINVTVELNLGSGQASVRTTDLSHAYVEENSAYSS; this is encoded by the coding sequence ATGACCCAGACGAAGCTGCTGCGCGAGCAGGGCGTCACCGCACCGGGCGGCTTCCGGGCCGCCGGAATCGCCGCCGGCATCAAGGCTTCCGGCAAACCTGACCTGGCACTGGTGTTCAACGAAGGACCGGACTACGCGGCCGCCGCAGTGTTCACCAGCAACCAGGTCAAGGCCGCGCCGGTGCTGTGGAGCAGCCAGGTGCTCAAGGGCGGCCGCCTGCGGGCAGTGATCCTGAACTCCGGCGGCGCCAACGCGTGCACCGGCCCGGGCGGGTTTCAAGACGCCCACACCACCGCTGAGGCGGTCGCCGCGGCCTTGTCGGAGTGGGGCACCGAGACCGGGGCCGCTGAGGTGGCGGTCTGCTCCACCGGGCTGATCGGTGACCGCCTGCCGATGGACAAGCTGCTGGCCGGAGTCACCGAGGTGGTGCAGGCCATGGCCGGTGGTCTGGTCGGCGGAGACGAAGCCGCGCGCGCCATCATGACCACCGACACCGTCCCCAAACAGGTTGCGTTGCATCACAACGGGGATTGGACCGTAGGCGGCATGGCCAAGGGCGCGGGCATGCTGGCGCCGTCGCTGGCCACCATGCTGGTGGTGCTGACCACCGACGCCAAGGTCGATGCTGACGCCCTGGACACTGCCCTGCGGCGGGCCACCGCGGTGACGTTCGACCGGCTCGACATCGACGGCAGCTGTTCGACCAACGACACCGTGCTGCTGCTGGCGTCGGGTGCCAGTGAGATCGCCCCCAGCCAGGAAGACCTGGACGCCGCAGTGCGCGCCGTCTGCGACGACCTGTGCGCCCAACTGCAGGCCGACGCCGAGGGCGTCACCAAGCGGGTGAGCATCACCGTCAGCGGCGCCGACAGCGACGCCGACGCGCTGACCGCCGCCCGGATCGTGGCCCGCGACAGCCTGGTCAAGACCGCGCTGTTCGGCTCGGACCCCAACTGGGGACGGGTGCTGGCCGCCGTCGGAATGGTGCCGTTCACCATCGACCCGGACCGGATCACCGTGTCGTTCAACGGCTTCCCGGTGTTCAGCGAAGGCATGCCGATGCCGGGAGCGCGGGAGGTTGACCTGTCCGGTGCCGACATCAACGTGACGGTGGAACTCAACCTCGGCAGCGGGCAGGCCAGTGTGCGCACCACGGACCTGTCGCACGCCTACGTCGAAGAGAATTCCGCGTATTCGTCATGA
- the argB gene encoding acetylglutamate kinase codes for MSEPTTAVKAQVLAEALPWLKQLYGKIVVVKYGGNAMTDDTLKHAFAADMAFLRNCGIQPVVVHGGGPQISAMLKKLGIEGDFKGGFRVTTPEVLDVARMVLFGQVGRELVGLINAHGPYAVGITGEDAALFTAIRRSVSVDGVDTDIGLVGDVDQVNTAAVLDLIAAGRIPVVSTLAPDPEGVVHNINADTAAAALAEALQAEKLLMLTDVDGLYTDWPNTDSLVSEIDTDTLAQLLPKLESGMIPKVEACLRAVRGGVPSAHIIDGRVQHCVLVELFTNAGTGTKVVSP; via the coding sequence ATGAGTGAACCGACCACCGCCGTCAAGGCCCAAGTCCTGGCCGAAGCCCTGCCGTGGCTCAAGCAGCTCTACGGCAAGATCGTCGTCGTCAAATACGGCGGCAACGCCATGACCGACGACACTCTCAAGCACGCCTTCGCCGCCGACATGGCGTTTCTGCGTAACTGCGGCATCCAGCCAGTGGTGGTACACGGCGGGGGCCCGCAGATCAGCGCCATGCTCAAGAAGCTCGGCATCGAAGGCGACTTCAAGGGCGGATTCCGGGTCACCACACCCGAAGTGCTCGACGTGGCGCGCATGGTGCTGTTCGGCCAGGTCGGCCGCGAACTCGTCGGGTTGATCAACGCGCACGGGCCCTACGCGGTCGGCATCACCGGAGAGGACGCCGCACTGTTCACCGCGATCCGGCGCAGTGTCAGCGTCGACGGTGTCGACACCGACATCGGCCTGGTGGGCGACGTCGACCAGGTGAACACCGCCGCGGTGCTGGACCTCATTGCCGCAGGACGGATTCCGGTGGTCTCCACCCTGGCACCCGACCCCGAAGGCGTGGTGCACAACATCAACGCCGACACCGCCGCCGCTGCCTTGGCCGAAGCGCTACAGGCGGAGAAGCTGCTGATGCTCACCGACGTCGACGGCCTCTACACCGACTGGCCCAACACCGATTCGCTGGTCAGCGAGATCGACACCGACACATTGGCGCAACTTCTGCCGAAACTGGAATCCGGCATGATCCCCAAGGTCGAAGCCTGCCTGCGCGCGGTCCGCGGTGGAGTGCCCAGCGCCCACATCATCGACGGTCGCGTCCAACACTGTGTGCTCGTCGAGCTGTTCACCAACGCCGGCACCGGAACCAAGGTGGTAAGCCCATGA
- a CDS encoding acetylornithine transaminase, which produces MKSLQDRWSAVMMNNYGTPPLALVSGDGAVVIDESGKSYVDLLGGIAVNVLGHRHPAVIEAVTTQLNTLGHTSNLYATEPGIALAEGLVDHLGVPARVFFCNSGTEANEVAFKMTRLTGKTKIVAAQGAFHGRTMGSLALTGQPDKQAPFEPLPGEVVHVPYGDTKALAAEVDATTAAVFLEPIMGEGGVVTPPAGYLAEARGITAAHGALLVLDEVQTGIGRTGAFYAHQHDGIVPDIVTLAKGLGGGLPIGACVAVGAAGDLLTPGLHGSTFGGNPVCTAAALAVLRTLADGDLITRAGTLGKTLSHGIEELGHPLVDHVRGKGLLAGVVLTAPKAKAVELAAREAGFLVNAAAAGVVRLAPPLIVSDEQIGSFITALPGILDTAQEAAQ; this is translated from the coding sequence ATGAAAAGCCTGCAGGACCGCTGGTCCGCGGTGATGATGAACAACTACGGCACCCCGCCACTGGCTCTGGTCAGCGGCGACGGCGCGGTGGTGATCGACGAGTCGGGCAAGAGCTACGTCGACCTGCTGGGCGGCATCGCGGTCAACGTGCTGGGGCATCGGCATCCGGCGGTGATCGAGGCCGTCACCACCCAGCTGAACACGTTGGGCCACACCTCCAACCTGTATGCCACCGAACCGGGCATCGCCCTGGCCGAGGGACTGGTCGATCACCTGGGCGTCCCGGCGCGGGTCTTCTTCTGCAACTCGGGAACCGAGGCCAACGAAGTCGCCTTCAAGATGACCCGCCTCACCGGTAAGACGAAGATCGTTGCCGCCCAAGGGGCATTCCATGGCCGGACCATGGGTTCGCTGGCACTGACCGGGCAACCCGACAAGCAGGCCCCGTTCGAGCCGCTGCCCGGCGAGGTCGTGCACGTGCCCTACGGCGACACCAAGGCACTGGCCGCCGAGGTCGATGCGACCACTGCGGCAGTGTTCCTGGAGCCCATCATGGGCGAGGGCGGCGTGGTCACCCCGCCGGCCGGCTACCTGGCCGAGGCCCGCGGCATCACCGCGGCCCACGGCGCGCTGCTGGTGCTCGACGAAGTCCAGACCGGGATCGGGCGCACCGGGGCGTTCTACGCCCACCAGCACGACGGCATCGTCCCCGACATCGTCACGCTGGCCAAGGGCCTGGGCGGGGGACTGCCGATCGGCGCCTGTGTGGCCGTCGGCGCGGCCGGAGACCTGTTGACCCCGGGCCTGCACGGCAGCACCTTCGGCGGCAACCCGGTGTGCACGGCAGCCGCACTGGCGGTGCTGCGGACACTGGCCGACGGCGACCTGATCACTCGGGCCGGCACGCTGGGCAAGACGCTCAGCCACGGCATCGAGGAGTTGGGACACCCACTGGTCGACCACGTCCGCGGCAAGGGCCTGCTGGCCGGCGTGGTGCTGACCGCGCCCAAGGCCAAGGCCGTCGAACTCGCCGCACGCGAGGCGGGCTTCCTGGTCAACGCCGCTGCAGCGGGTGTGGTGCGACTGGCACCGCCGCTGATCGTCAGCGATGAACAGATCGGCAGCTTCATCACCGCCCTGCCGGGCATCCTCGACACCGCCCAGGAGGCTGCACAGTGA
- the argF gene encoding ornithine carbamoyltransferase, translating into MIRHFLRDDDVTPAEQAEILALAAELKAAPFSRRPLEGPRGVAVIFDKNSTRTRFSFEIGIAQLGGHAVVVDGRSTQLGRDETLEDTGQVLSRYVDAIVWRTFAQDRLTAMASTATVPIVNALSDEFHPCQVLADLQTIAERKGALAGLKLAYLGDGANNMAHSLMLGGVTAGVHVTVAAPEGFTPDAGVVAAAQARAAQTGASVTLTTDAATAAAGADVLVTDTWTSMGQEDDGLDRVAPFRPFQINDELLALADSDVTVLHCLPAHRGDEITDAVIDGPRSAVWDEAENRLHAQKALLVWLLERSR; encoded by the coding sequence GTGATCCGCCACTTCCTTCGCGACGACGACGTCACGCCGGCTGAGCAGGCTGAGATCCTCGCCCTGGCAGCCGAACTCAAAGCCGCGCCGTTCAGTCGGCGGCCACTGGAAGGCCCCCGCGGGGTGGCGGTGATCTTCGACAAGAACTCCACCCGCACCCGGTTCTCCTTCGAGATCGGCATCGCCCAACTCGGTGGACACGCCGTCGTGGTCGACGGCCGGTCCACCCAGCTGGGCCGCGACGAAACCTTGGAGGACACCGGACAGGTGCTCTCGCGCTATGTCGACGCGATCGTGTGGCGGACTTTTGCCCAGGACCGGTTGACCGCCATGGCCTCCACCGCCACGGTGCCGATCGTCAACGCGCTCTCCGATGAGTTCCACCCCTGCCAGGTGCTGGCCGACCTGCAGACCATCGCCGAACGCAAAGGTGCGCTGGCAGGCCTGAAGCTGGCGTACCTCGGCGACGGCGCCAACAACATGGCGCATTCGCTGATGCTCGGCGGCGTCACCGCCGGCGTGCACGTCACCGTGGCCGCACCCGAGGGCTTCACCCCCGACGCGGGCGTCGTCGCCGCCGCGCAGGCGCGTGCCGCCCAGACCGGGGCCTCGGTCACCCTCACCACCGACGCGGCCACGGCCGCCGCCGGTGCGGACGTCCTGGTGACCGACACTTGGACCTCGATGGGCCAGGAAGACGACGGCCTGGACCGGGTGGCACCGTTTCGGCCCTTCCAGATCAATGACGAACTCCTCGCACTGGCCGACTCCGATGTCACGGTGCTGCACTGCCTTCCGGCGCACCGAGGGGACGAAATCACCGACGCGGTGATCGACGGGCCACGCAGCGCGGTGTGGGACGAGGCCGAGAACCGCTTGCACGCACAGAAGGCGCTGCTGGTGTGGCTGTTGGAACGATCACGATGA
- a CDS encoding arginine repressor, which produces MSRADSTVTRVGRQARIVDVLSAAAVRSQTELAAILAAEGIEVTQATLSRDLEELGAVKLRGVDGGAGVYVVPEDGSPVRAVSGGTDRLCRLLGELLVSTDATGNLAVLRTPPGAADYLASAIDRAALPYVVGTIAGDDTIFVAAREPMTGAELAATLNDLQ; this is translated from the coding sequence ATGAGCCGAGCCGACAGCACCGTCACGCGGGTGGGCCGTCAGGCCCGCATCGTCGACGTGCTGTCCGCCGCCGCGGTGCGCAGCCAGACCGAACTGGCGGCGATCCTAGCCGCCGAGGGCATCGAGGTCACCCAGGCCACCCTGTCGCGGGACCTCGAAGAGCTGGGGGCCGTCAAACTGCGTGGTGTCGATGGCGGCGCCGGGGTGTACGTGGTACCCGAAGACGGCAGCCCGGTGCGCGCGGTGTCCGGCGGCACCGACCGGCTGTGCCGCCTGTTGGGGGAGCTGCTGGTGTCCACCGACGCCACCGGAAACCTGGCCGTGTTGCGCACCCCGCCCGGCGCCGCGGACTACCTGGCCAGTGCCATAGATCGGGCCGCGCTACCGTACGTCGTCGGCACCATCGCCGGGGATGACACCATCTTCGTGGCGGCCCGGGAGCCGATGACCGGCGCCGAGCTAGCCGCCACCCTCAACGACCTGCAATAA
- a CDS encoding argininosuccinate synthase, producing the protein MSERVILAYSGGLDTSVAISWIGKETGREVVAVAIDLGQGGEDMEVVRQRALDCGAVEAVVVDARNEFADEYCLPTIKANALYMDRYPLVSAISRPLIVKHLVDAARSHGGTIVAHGCTGKGNDQVRFEVGFASLAPELNVIAPVRDYAWTREKAIAFAEQNDIPINVTKRSPFSVDQNVWGRAVETGFLEDLWNAPTKDVYDYTEDPTVNFNAPDELIISFDKGRPVAIDGRPLSVLEIIQELNTRAGAQGVGRLDVVEDRLVGIKSREIYEAPGAMVLITAHTELEHVTLERELGRYKRGVDRKWGELTYDGLWFSPLKRSLEVFVEDTQQHVSGDIRLVLHGGSIIINGRRSAESLYDFNLATYDEGDTFDQSAARGFVQIHGLSSKISARRDLG; encoded by the coding sequence ATGTCCGAACGCGTCATCCTGGCGTATTCCGGCGGCCTGGACACTTCGGTGGCGATCAGCTGGATCGGCAAGGAGACCGGCCGTGAAGTGGTCGCCGTCGCCATCGACCTCGGCCAGGGTGGCGAGGACATGGAGGTGGTACGCCAGCGGGCCCTGGACTGCGGAGCGGTGGAAGCCGTCGTGGTCGACGCCCGCAACGAGTTCGCCGACGAGTACTGCCTGCCGACCATCAAGGCCAACGCGCTCTACATGGACCGCTACCCGCTGGTCTCGGCCATCAGCCGCCCGCTGATCGTCAAGCACCTGGTGGACGCCGCGCGCAGCCATGGCGGCACCATCGTCGCCCACGGTTGCACCGGCAAGGGCAACGACCAGGTGCGGTTCGAGGTGGGCTTCGCCTCGCTGGCTCCCGAACTGAACGTCATCGCCCCGGTCCGCGACTACGCCTGGACCCGGGAGAAGGCCATCGCGTTCGCCGAGCAGAACGACATCCCGATCAACGTCACCAAGCGCTCGCCGTTCTCCGTCGACCAGAACGTCTGGGGCCGTGCGGTGGAGACCGGTTTCCTCGAAGACCTGTGGAACGCCCCGACCAAGGACGTCTACGACTACACCGAGGACCCGACGGTCAACTTCAACGCCCCCGACGAGCTGATCATCAGCTTCGACAAGGGCCGCCCGGTGGCGATCGACGGTCGCCCGCTGAGCGTGCTGGAGATCATCCAGGAGCTCAACACTCGTGCCGGCGCGCAGGGCGTGGGCCGCCTGGACGTGGTCGAGGACCGGCTGGTGGGTATCAAGAGCCGCGAGATCTACGAGGCGCCCGGCGCGATGGTGCTGATCACCGCGCACACCGAGCTGGAGCACGTCACCCTGGAGCGCGAACTTGGCCGCTACAAGCGCGGCGTCGACCGCAAGTGGGGCGAACTCACCTACGACGGCCTGTGGTTCAGCCCGCTCAAGCGGTCGCTGGAGGTGTTCGTCGAGGACACCCAGCAGCACGTGTCCGGTGACATTCGCCTGGTCCTGCACGGTGGCAGCATCATCATCAACGGCCGGCGCAGCGCGGAGTCGCTCTATGACTTCAACCTGGCCACCTACGACGAGGGCGACACCTTCGACCAGAGCGCGGCGCGGGGCTTTGTGCAGATCCACGGGCTCAGCTCGAAGATCTCCGCCCGCCGGGATCTGGGGTGA